Below is a window of Ciceribacter thiooxidans DNA.
GGTTCGCCGAAGTCGCCCGCAACGAACTGACCCGCTTCGGCATTGACTGGAGCCTCTTCGTCAACAGCGGCTCTTTCTCCTTCGGCCTCGTTCGCACCGGTGGTGCCAGCAACGAAGACGATAGCGGGATCGCGATCGGTGCCCGCGGCGACCACGTCAACGTCAACGTCCTGCTCGATGCCCTGCAGGCAAATGGCATCCTGACGATCCTCGCCGAGCCCAACATCACCGCCGTCACCGGCCAGACCGCCAGTTTCCTCGCAGGGGGGAGATACCCGTGCCGGTGCCGACGGACAATGGCCAGGTCGGCATCGAATACAAGCAGTTCGGCGTCTCGCTGCAATTCACGCCGACGCTGCTGCCGAACAACCGCATCGCCTTGCAGGTGCGGCCCGAGGTCAGCAGCGTTTCGCAGGACAGTGTCGTCTCGATCGGCGGGCTGGTCGTGCCGTCGCTGCGTATACGCCGTGCGGACACGACAGTCGAAGTCGGCAGCGGCCAGACCTTTGCGATCGCCGGATTGTTCCAGCGGCAGGAGTCCCAGACGCTGAACAAGACGCCCGTCATCGGCGACGTGCCGATCCTCGGCGAATTGTTCAAGTCCAAGCGCTTCCAGCGCAACGAGACCGAGCTCGTCATCTTGATAACGCCCTATCTGGTGACGCCAACCTCGGAGCGGAACATGAAGACGCCACTGGACAGCCCGGCCGGTGCGATTTCCTCGCCGCGCAAGAAGGCAAGACCCGCGGCCAACAAGGGATATGGCTTCTATGTCGAATGATCGCCTTCCGGGAGCCGTAATCCCCGCAGCAGCACTGCTCGCCTGCCTCGTCGCCCTGGCGGGCTGCAACGGTTCCCAACCGCAGCCCTATTCACCGAACTACAGATACCTTTCGACCTCCGGTGCCCTACCGGCGAAGGGAAAGGTCGTTCGCAAGGGCTACGATCCAACCACAAGCCAGGTGCTGGTACCCGACGCCTGCATCACGCCGGACACGGCCGATCAGCCGCTCTATCTCCCGCCCGGCTGCGCGAACAATCTGAACTTGCAGTTCATGGCGGCAGACCAGCGACAGCTGCTTGAAGGGCGCGAGATGGGGCCTGCGATGGCGGCCCCGGTCGCACGCGCGGCAAAGGACTATATCGAGGGAACCGGCGACCAGGTGATCCCGCCGGGCACCGCAACGAACGAGACGGGGATCGCACAATGACGGAGGCAAATTCGTCTTCCGGCCACGGCCGGCATCCTGTCAGCCAGGGAGCCGCTGTGCTTGTTGCACTTCTGACCCTTTCCGCCTGTACGACGATCCCCACCGAAAACGAGAAGGGCAAACAGGCGAACGCCCAAACGAAGCTTCTGAGCGTCGCCGAGAGCATCGAGGCGAAGGGCGAAAGTGGGACGGCGTTGGCGCTCTATGAGCGCGCCGCCGCCAATGCCCCGCATGATGTATCGATGCGCGTTCGCCTCGGCAATGCGCGGCTCAAGGCCGGCGACGCCGAGGCGGCGGAGGAGGCCTTCCGGGCCGCACTCGAGATCGAACCCGGAAATGCCACCGCCTTGCTCGGACTGGGCACTGCTCAGTTGCAGAAGGGCGAGGCGGAATCGGCCGCGCGAAGCCTCGCACCGGCCGCAGAAGCACTGAATTCGGTCGTCGCCTACAACCGTCTGGGAACGGCGCTCGTCTTCAGCGGCAATGGACAGGCGGCGGAGGGCGCCTTTTCGAAAGCCCTGTCGCTGCAACCCAACAATCTCGACACGGCGACAAACCTCGCGCTTGCGGAAGCACTGTCGAACAACATGACCCAAGCGGTCACGCATATGACGGGCGTTGTCAGTTCACCCCTCGCCGAAAGACGGCATTTCATCAACTACCTGATCGTTTTGACGATGGCCGGCGAGGGCGGCAAGGCTCGTTCGGTCGCCGTGCCGGACATGTCGGCGAAGCAGAAAAACCAGATTCTTGCAAAAGCGGCGAAGCTGCGTTCCATTCCTGACGCCGGCAGACGCGCCCAGGCGATCGGCCTGCTGTCATCCTCGGGTGATGGTGTCACATGAACGAAACGAGCGAAGAGAAAACGCTTCCCGCTTCGGAAAAGAAGATCCGGGACGCGCGCAAGAAGGGCCAGGTGCTGCACAGTCCCGACATGGTTTCGGGCATCGTGGTCCTGTTTTCCACTCTCTTCCTCTTCTACATCGCACCCGACCTGCAAGTAAAAACCGACAGGCTTCTCGACGAGGCGGCTCAAATCTACACGCGACCGTTCGCCGACCTCTGGTACCGCCTGAGCACGATTGCCGCCGATGCGCTTCTGACGACGGTATTGCCCATCCTCTGCATCACGATCGCCGCCATCCTTGCAACCAATGTCGCCATAACCAGGGGCTTCGTCTTTTCCGTCAAGCCGCTAGAGCCGGACTTTGCCCGCATCAATCCCGCATCGGGGCTGAAGCGGATTTTCTCACTGAAGAGTGTCGTCGACTTCGGGAAGGCTTTGTTCAAGGTTGCTGCTCTCTCCGTGACGTTCGCCCTGGTCTTCCATACGGGACTGAGAGCGCTGTTCCAGGCGCCGGCTTGCGGATTTGCCTGCCTGCACGAAACCTCGCTCTCCATCCTGAAGACCATCGCGTCGATCGCACTCGCAGCCTTCATCGTGATGGGCGTCGTCGACGTCTTCCTCCAGCGCTGGCTGTTCCTGCGCGAAATGCGCATGACGCGCTCGGAGAGCAAGCGCGAGCACAAGGACACGGAAGGCGATCCGCTGATCCGCCAGGAGCGCCGCAAGCTGGCGCGGCTCTTCGGAACCACGAAGACCGGCCTCTCAAGCGCCGTGCTGCTGATCGGCGAGGAGGGGTCAGGATCCGTCGGCATCCGCTATGTCCGTGGCGAAACGCCCGTACCCATCGTCGTTTGCCGCGCGACCGGCCCGGCAGCCGGCTCGATGAACGCGCAGGCCCGAAGTCGGGGTATTCCCATCGTGACAGAACCCGACCTCGCCAAAGCACTCGCCCGGACACCGGTGGGAACGCCGGTTCCCGATCGACTGTTCCAGGACGTGGCGAACGCCCTTG
It encodes the following:
- a CDS encoding EscU/YscU/HrcU family type III secretion system export apparatus switch protein encodes the protein MNETSEEKTLPASEKKIRDARKKGQVLHSPDMVSGIVVLFSTLFLFYIAPDLQVKTDRLLDEAAQIYTRPFADLWYRLSTIAADALLTTVLPILCITIAAILATNVAITRGFVFSVKPLEPDFARINPASGLKRIFSLKSVVDFGKALFKVAALSVTFALVFHTGLRALFQAPACGFACLHETSLSILKTIASIALAAFIVMGVVDVFLQRWLFLREMRMTRSESKREHKDTEGDPLIRQERRKLARLFGTTKTGLSSAVLLIGEEGSGSVGIRYVRGETPVPIVVCRATGPAAGSMNAQARSRGIPIVTEPDLAKALARTPVGTPVPDRLFQDVANALVANGLI
- a CDS encoding tetratricopeptide repeat protein — translated: MTEANSSSGHGRHPVSQGAAVLVALLTLSACTTIPTENEKGKQANAQTKLLSVAESIEAKGESGTALALYERAAANAPHDVSMRVRLGNARLKAGDAEAAEEAFRAALEIEPGNATALLGLGTAQLQKGEAESAARSLAPAAEALNSVVAYNRLGTALVFSGNGQAAEGAFSKALSLQPNNLDTATNLALAEALSNNMTQAVTHMTGVVSSPLAERRHFINYLIVLTMAGEGGKARSVAVPDMSAKQKNQILAKAAKLRSIPDAGRRAQAIGLLSSSGDGVT